Proteins from a genomic interval of Sugiyamaella lignohabitans strain CBS 10342 chromosome C, complete sequence:
- the NUP192 gene encoding Nup192p (Essential subunit of the inner ring of the nuclear pore complex (NPC); contributes to nucleocytoplasmic transport; homologous to human NUP205; GO_component: GO:0016021 - integral component of membrane [Evidence IEA]; GO_component: GO:0016021 - integral component of membrane [Evidence ISM] [PMID 12192589]; GO_component: GO:0016020 - membrane [Evidence IEA]; GO_component: GO:0031965 - nuclear membrane [Evidence IEA]; GO_component: GO:0005643 - nuclear pore [Evidence IEA,IEA,IEA]; GO_component: GO:0005643 - nuclear pore [Evidence IDA] [PMID 10684247]; GO_component: GO:0044611 - nuclear pore inner ring [Evidence IDA] [PMID 18046406]; GO_component: GO:0044615 - nuclear pore nuclear basket [Evidence IDA] [PMID 10428845]; GO_component: GO:0005634 - nucleus [Evidence IEA]; GO_function: GO:0017056 - structural constituent of nuclear pore [Evidence IMP] [PMID 10428845]; GO_process: GO:0051028 - mRNA transport [Evidence IEA]; GO_process: GO:0006999 - nuclear pore organization [Evidence IMP] [PMID 10428845]; GO_process: GO:0006999 - nuclear pore organization [Evidence IMP] [PMID 11121302]; GO_process: GO:0006913 - nucleocytoplasmic transport [Evidence IC] [PMID 10684247]; GO_process: GO:0015031 - protein transport [Evidence IEA]; GO_process: GO:0006810 - transport [Evidence IEA]): MLSEELNIDEVVAAEMVYNSSDDLNRLDMSPLQAGVALFHVRRQYILDLIRYFLVESGSDDRISDEFRKIVKSWSANGNDAALDSILEALKSVEEAYAELNEKEKRGQFLGQMNNAEFVQLLKLRRDFLLREHDYLGQILCGLVQNRMVDAKGFAKLISKVQTLSEYDTMFVHYIPSLLLYMSTFDPALTGTGYSVDFEEAYNGYKELSGDAQGWKLDYWKGALSLAMLSGFSGCCRADTGDENGSGTGSNLIKYNISYELSILDPTKQAIDIGGIEFLMILAANTSQTLSKKPHFYDYRPSVQNKVPSLKRLGDFSDEFLALLLQELERLVESVVTNLADILKEMRLNEEDAFLSLTSVNNEFDHEEVDMPGADLERFFIFVSYLYSDRPDASINFWLDPESSLYGFTTWARQSHISFMAATLCDMLASLASGKECANAVYQLLKDDSDSEENGEMGTKINAAAKGFSMGLAKLDNGNNNMLKRMNNTSSSYRLTWDVIFDALDYYAKQLQPHSAAPSSSLSMGGLGAANGRQNALVLVTDMPELDDDIVLLLSAYFRLITVTISNDPEARLEFTTAVGGKYISTLFELLHSQTSLYGSILMTLAGFAKTDNEQIRYALWTAVDNWLFNSTVYSPDGTVIAPSLPPRERLAQLFRSSSDIVGLITLLEALMSPLPQSARQGFPFPQDLGSKYRYPGIWPYVDFIINEVFLSSASPTFTQDERLFIQLPCLLFIQYSLELLDPDVTRLSSTLGINPDIVVRSPSFLSYLYNHPSAPTMSHLFSSKIYSILISIASAGIDEIGELGPDEPLVQAVVHSIRIMNDILDLQQIFLDVIVKEFKHGSSANGPAVDGVPTVPPLQIVTHGLKAFEDVLLFNLPTVIHLALYIGSSNIELASRSLQLLQRLSLSSQFVSTVSTDARVKKNRLLSTLETADESNRIKEGFLEQLERPVDSYVEFNNSGSLPAIEIKLALLDFIICNLKTKSREPTTAHFLLGFKTTGDGKLDLDDGRCGIATGVSSFNSILSLLQYGIENISGTDVEYGASKLSNACMEIILLLVQDPLSSQPILQLLRDTDFALSSLMAEPVVGQDSLWNGQPYESTAAFSTIVSFFNHRSSLLEYVSLEIHESAELGSLSLVLRYVDSLVNLDVTKKLSVNHQDSEHSAAMLSLLDVLEMPSRDQEPLQESSLEFFGSSVLNQIFSILGNSIDPYANDLDTDNESAMSELNHLLKLKGLEFVANGKIQSLEDGVFKAAVEDIVSFMYNSRTGGLIRDTQLKCLRSWSKLALVLVNDANVPSTKLITFILEIFQTLIPKLVDYSSSDIAFAEVLASLLVSLQHIYQNEAKVGHGNSELNTAGYDRSHSLFRASLESIQTPLATPELRADLYIICYQYLKSTLDSPQAQQVIQVVRAAGDRLLETICGDALSGEGVTRLVALIFLEVLFSLSSKTRSTFVQDGLVRYNLLLLLVKSIQRTDHEISNRDSLSPSELFFELKVFNATLCFLLQVARTRSGASQLIQSGLFDILDGCQFLNIDLDVGIEISSPIDHRAGAVSDLKISFYEILVPVFQILCAVLLSMGAENEPVITRVRRFLEGHQQLVVAIMKKDMLQSSRPPSGDESSEVGLDDLVKLTVLLVSLTEFVPNL; this comes from the coding sequence ATGCTATCGGAAGAATTGAATATCGACGAGGTTGTTGCAGCAGAAATGGTCTATAATTCCTCAGACGATCTAAATAGGCTCGACATGTCTCCATTACAAGCAGGAGTGGCCCTCTTTCATGTTCGTCGACAATATATATTGGATCTGATCCGATACTTTTTAGTAGAGAGTGGGTCTGATGACAGAATTAGTGATGAGTTCCGAAAAATTGTGAAGTCATGGAGTGCTAATGGTAATGATGCCGCTCTTGATAGTATCTTAGAAGcattgaaatcagttgaagaagcatATGCAGAGCTCAATGAGAAGGAAAAACGTGGTCAGTTTTTGGGCCAGATGAATAACGCGGAATTTGTCCAATTACTCAAACTGAGGAGAGACTTTTTATTACGAGAACATGACTATTTAGGACAGATTTTATGTGGTCTTGTTCAAAACCGCATGGTAGATGCAAAAGGGTTTGCCAAACTTATAAGCAAAGTCCAAACTCTATCAGAATACGACACTATGTTTGTTCACTATATCCCATCACTATTATTATACATGTCAACATTTGATCCCGCATTAACAGGAACTGGCTACtctgttgattttgaagagGCGTATAATGGCTATAAGGAGCTATCTGGAGATGCTCAAGGTTGGAAACTCGATTACTGGAAAGGTGCACTATCATTAGCTATGTTATCTGGCTTCAGTGGTTGTTGCAGGGCTGATACTGGTGACGAGAACGGCAgtggtactggtagtaACCTGATCAAGTATAATATTTCATATGAACTGTCTATTCTCGATCCAACAAAACAAGCTATAGATATTGGTGGCATTGAGTTTCTGATGATTTTAGCTGCCAATACCTCACAAACACTCTCCAAAAAGCCTCATTTTTATGACTATAGACCATCAGTGCAGAATAAAGTTCCCTCATTGAAACGTCTTGGCGATTTTTCAGATGAGTTCCTTGCACTGTTACTACAAGAATTAGAACGACTAGTAGAATCAGTAGTCACCAACTTGGCAGACATTCTTAAAGAGATGAGACtgaatgaagaagatgctttTCTATCGTTAACATCTGTCAATAATGAGTTTGATCATGAAGAAGTTGATATGCCAGGTGCAGACTTGGAGAGgtttttcattttcgttTCATATCTATATTCTGATAGACCCGATGCCTCTATTAATTTCTGGTTAGATCCCGAGAGTAGTTTATATGGATTCACCACATGGGCTCGACAATCCCACATTTCTTTCATGGCAGCCACGCTCTGCGATATGCTGGCATCTCTTGCTTCTGGTAAGGAATGTGCAAATGCTGTTTATCAGCTTTTGAAAGACGATAGTGAttcagaagaaaatggtgaaATGGGAACTAAgatcaatgctgctgccaaaggCTTTTCAATGGGACTGGCCAAGCTCGATAACGGGAACAATAACATGCTGAAGCGAATGAACAATACCAGTAGTAGTTACAGGCTAACGTGGGATGTTATTTTTGACGCTCTAGATTATTATGCCAAACAGTTACAACCTCATTCTGCAGCACCCTCGTCAAGCTTGTCTATGGGCGGACTAGGAGCTGCCAATGGTCGCCAGAATGCCTTGGTTCTTGTTACTGATATGCCAGAGTTAGATGACGACATTGTCTTGCTCCTATCGGCCTACTTCCGTCTTATCACTGTTACCATAAGCAATGATCCAGAGGCCAGATTGGAATTTACAACTGCTGTAGGTGGCAAATATATCAGCACGCTGTTTGAACTTCTTCACTCACAAACAAGTTTGTATGGATCTATTTTAATGACTTTGGCCGGGTTTGCTAAGACAGACAATGAACAAATAAGATATGCCTTGTGgactgctgttgataattGGCTGTTTAATTCCACCGTATACAGCCCAGATGGAACGGTTATAGCTCCCAGCCTTCCACCTCGTGAAAGATTGGCCCAGCTATTCCGATCGTCTAGTGACATTGTGGGTCTCATTACCTTGTTAGAAGCTCTTATGAGTCCTCTACCTCAATCAGCCAGACAAGGATTTCCTTTTCCTCAAGACTTGGGAAGCAAGTACAGGTACCCCGGTATCTGGCCATATGTTGACTTTATCATCAATGAGGTTTTCctatcatcagcatcaccCACATTCACTCAAGACGAAAGATTATTTATCCAACTTCCTTGtctcttatttattcagtATTCCCTAGAGCTGTTAGATCCTGATGTGACAAGACTTTCCAGTACACTAGGAATCAACCCTGACATTGTTGTCCGGTCGCCTTCTTTTCTCAGTTATCTTTACAACCATCCATCTGCACCAACCATGAGCCATCTTTTTAGCAGTAAGATTTACAGCATTCTCATTTCCATTGCATCGGCCGGTATAGATGAGATTGGAGAACTGGGTCCGGATGAGCCACTGGTGCAAGCTGTTGTTCACTCAATTCGAATCATGAATGATATTTTAGACTTGCAACAGATCTTCTTAGATGTTATTGTGAAGGAATTTAAGCATGGTTCGAGTGCAAACGGCCCTGCTGTGGATGGTGTGCCAACTGTACCACCTCTCCAAATCGTAACACATGGTTTGAAAGCATTTGAAGATGTATTGCTATTCAATTTGCCGACGGTAATTCATCTAGCATTGTACATTGGCTCTTCCAATATTGAGCTAGCTTCACGCTCACTGCAGTTGCTTCAAAGGctttctctctcttctcaaTTTGTGAGTACAGTTAGTACTGACGCTCGTGTGAAGAAAAACCGCTTGTTAAGTACACTTGAGACTGCCGATGAGTCTAATCGCATTAAAGAGGGGTTCCTTGAACAGCTTGAAAGGCCAGTGGATTCATATGTTGAATTTAATAACTCAGGAAGTCTTCCAGCAATTGAGATCAAACTTGCATTGCTTGACTTCATTATTTGCAACTTGAAGACTAAATCGCGGGAACCTACTACTGCACACTTCCTTCTCGGTTTTAAGACGACTGGGGATGGCAAGCTGGACCTAGATGATGGTAGATGTGGTATTGCAACTGGGGTGTCTTCTTTTAATTCTATCCTCAGTTTACTGCAATATGGAATTGAGAACATCAGTGGCACTGACGTCGAGTACGGTGCAAGTAAGCTGAGCAACGCATGTATGGAGATAATcttgcttctggttcaagATCCGCTGTCTTCGCAACCTATTTTACAGCTTCTCCGTGATACTGATTTTGCATTATCATCTCTTATGGCCGAGCCCGTTGTTGGTCAGGATTCGTTGTGGAATGGTCAGCCATATGAATCAACTGCAGCTTTTAGTACAATCGTTTCCTTTTTCAATCATCGCTCTTCGTTGCTAGAATATGTCTCGTTGGAAATCCACGAAAGTGCGGAACTTGGCTCATTGTCATTAGTTCTGCGTTATGTTGATTCTCTTGTCAATCTTGATGTAACGAAAAAGTTGTCAGTCAACCATCAGGATTCTGAACATTCTGCCGCTATGTTGTCGCTATTAGATGTCTTGGAGATGCCATCCAGAGATCAAGAGCCGCTTCAAGAATCATCTCTAGAATTTTTTGGTTCATCGGTTTTGAACCAGATTTTCAGCATACTCGGCAATTCCATCGATCCTTATGCTAATGATCTTGATACTGACAACGAATCTGCTATGTCTGAGCTCAACCATTTGTTAAAACTCAAGGGACTAGAGTTTGTTGCCAATGGTAAGATCCAGTCACTTGAAGATGGTGTTTTCAAGGCTGCGGTAGAAGATATCGTTAGTTTTATGTACAACTCTCGTACTGGGGGGCTAATCCGAGACACTCAACTCAAGTGCCTTAGATCGTGGTCAAAATTAGCTTTGGTTTTAGTGAACGATGCTAATGTGCCCTCCACAAAACTTATCACATTCATTCTGGAAATCTTCCAGACACTGATTCCAAAACTTGTAGATTACTCGTCATCCGATATTGCATTTGCTGAAGTACTGGCATCACTACTAGTATCTTTGCAACATATCTATCAAAACGAGGCCAAAGTTGGTCACGGTAACTCTGAGTTGAATACTGCTGGTTATGATAGGTCGCATTCCTTGTTCCGAGCTAGTTTGGAATCAATTCAGACTCCCTTGGCTACCCCTGAGCTAAGAGCTGATCTTTACATTATTTGCTATCAGTATCTCAAATCAACTCTGGATTCTCCACAGGCACAACAAGTTATTCAAGTGGTCAGGGCAGCTGGTGACAGACTTCTTGAAACAATTTGTGGAGATGCCCTATCGGGTGAAGGTGTGACTAGACTAGTGGCATTGATATTCCTGGAGGTATTATTCTCTTTGTCGTCTAAGACACGGTCAACATTTGTACAGGATGGCCTGGTTCGATACAATTTGCTCTTGTTACTGGTTAAATCGATTCAACGTACTGATCATGAAATTAGCAACCGCGATTCGTTGTCTCCCTCAGAACTGTTCTTTGAGTTGAAGGTATTCAATGCTACTTTGTGTTTCCTCCTACAGGTGGCGAGAACTAGATCCGGAGCCAGTCAGTTGATCCAGAGTGGACTGTTTGATATCTTGGATGGCTGTCAGTTCCTAAATATTGATCTTGATGTTGgaattgaaatttcatCACCTATCGACCACCGCGCTGGAGCTGTCTCTGATTTGAAGATCTCATTTTATGAAATTCTTGTCCCAGTCTTCCAGATTCTTTGTGCTGTGCTCCTTTCAATGGGAGCAGAAAATGAGCCAGTAATAACTCGGGTGCGCCGATTCTTGGAAGGACACCAACAGCTTGTGGTTGCTATTATGAAAAAGGACATGCTTCAGAGTAGTCGACCACCATCTGGAGACGAGTCGTCTGAGGTCGGACTCGACGATCTAGTCAAACTCACTGTTTTGCTGGTGTCGCTAACAGAGTTTGTTCCTAATCTGTAA
- the NSP1 gene encoding FG-nucleoporin NSP1: MLRQTPFAFGSSTTPAGNPSGGNAFSFGNASNNTASGTTASTGTGLFGTNTTGTGLFGSKPAATTTAPSGTGLFGATAGSTNSGTGSTGLFGGASTGTAAKPLFGAATSTTPATSGTGLFGASTNNNASSTPASGTPSLFGSSTTGTSNASKPLFGSVATSTTSSEASKPLFGAATATSQPAPSLFGGAASSTTTNTTSSGLTKPLFGTAASTGTSTEPAKPLFGAATTTSATTEPAKPLFGAATTSTSSSQPAKPLFGAATTSTSSSQPAKPLFGAAATGTSSEPAKPLFGAATTGTSSEPAKPLFGAAATGASTEPAKPLFGAAASTATTSAEPAKPLFGAASTSTSTPLFGAKPATSEPAKPLFGAATTNTATSSKPAETAKPLFGAATTTSTSTTEPAKPLFGAPAATSSSTTNTTSSEPAKPLFGGATSTAKTTEPAKPLFGAAPTTTSTTTATTSAPTTSGTKAASASSTTAPATKPEEIAPSLYLKNKSFEDIIAKWTSTLAQNTADFQSQAISIAGWDRVLVENGERISEVFSEVVLAEQNQGKVDQMLQYISRQQDDLETLLEGYEKQASHFLSDMAGPEGMQPVDQEREKAYRVAEDLNEKLESMDSNLASVIEEINKVSSDLTRAKDDDALTQIVKILNSHLSSLRWIDSNTSLLQEKLDKIHTLESQTRDHLNESQRFGAY; the protein is encoded by the exons ATGTTGCGCCAGACT CCCTTCGCATTTGGGTCTTCGACCACACCAGCAGGCAATCCAAGTGGAGGAAATGCCTTCAGTTTTGGCAATGCATCTAATAACACTGCCTCTGGCACAACTGCTTCGACTGGAACTGGTCTTTTTGGTACCAATACTACCGGAACTGGCCTGTTTGGTAGCAAACCAGCTGCAACGACTACTGCACcttctggtactggtttgtttggtgCTACAGCTGGAAGTACTAAcagtggtactggttcTACAGGATTATTTGGCGGTGCATCGACTGGAACTGCTGCCAAGCCACTTTTTGgagctgctacttctacaACCCCAGCTAcatctggaactggtttgtttggtgCTTCgactaataataatgccAGTTCGACTCCAGCTTCGGGAACTCCCTCGTTGTTTGGCAGCTCGACAACTGGTACTAGTAATGCCAGTAAGCCTCTTTTTGGCTCTGTAGccacatcaacaacaagtTCAGAAGCATCTAAACCATTATTTGGAGCTGCAACTGCCACTTCCCAACCAGCTCCTTCAttgtttggtggtgctgctagtTCAACCACCACAAATACTACTAGTAGTGGCCTTACTAAACCACTATTTGGAACTGCTGCTAGTACTGGCACATCTACTGAACCTGCTAAGCCATTATTTGGAGCTGCTACAACCACCTCTGCCACTACAGAGCCAGCTAAGCCATTGTTCGGAGCTGCCACTACTTCGACCTCCTCGAGCCAACCAGCCAAGCCATTGTTCGGAGCTGCCACTACTTCGACCTCCTCGAGCCAACCAGCCAAGCCATTgtttggtgctgctgccactggtaCCTCAAGTGAACCAGCCAAACCATTGTTTGGTGCTGCGACCACTGGAACTAGTAGTGAGCCTGCCAAGCCCTTatttggtgctgctgccactggcGCATCAACCGAGCCAGCTAAGCCATTatttggtgctgctgctagcacTGCCACAACTTCTGCTGAGCCTGCCAAACCTCTCTTTGGAGCTGCTAGTACCAGTACTAGCACACCTCTGTTTGGAGCCAAACCTGCTACCTCAGAACCAGCAAAGCCCTTATTTGGTGCTGCCACCACTAATACTGCTACCTCATCCAAACCTGCTGAAACTGCTAAACCATTgtttggtgctgctactactaccagCACAAGTACTACCGAGCCTGCTAAGCCTTTGTTCGGTGCTCCTGCAGCTACTTCAAGCTCGACTACCAATACAACTTCATCCGAACCAGCTAAACCACTATTTGGAGGTGCTACTTCAACCGCCAAAACTACAGAGCCAGCCAAGCCATTATTTGGAGCTGCTCCTACTACTACCTCAACTACTACTGCCACAACATCTGCTCCTACCACATCAGGCACTAAAGCTGCTTCTGCATCATCTACTACTGCTCCGGCTACTAAACCAGAAGAGATTGCTCCTTCCCTTTACCTTAAAAACAAGTCCTTTGAAGATATAATTGCCAAGTGGACAAGTACTTTAGCACAAAACACTGCGGACTTTCAATCACAGGCAATTTCAATTGCCGGTTGGGACCGTGTCTTAGTTGAGAATGGAGAAAGAATTTCAGAGGTGTTTTCGGAAGTAGTTTTGGCAGAACAGAACCAAGGTAAGGTTGATCAGATGCTTCAATACATTTCAAGACAGCAAGATGACCTAGAGACTCTTTTGGAGGGTTATGAGAAGCAAGCCTCGCACTTCTTGTCGGATATGGCTGGTCCTGAAGGAATGCAACCTGTTGATCAGGAAAGAGAGAAAGCTTATCGTGTAGCAGAAGACCTTAATGAAAAGCTCGAGAGCATGGATAGCAATTTGGCCAGTGTCATtgaagaaatcaacaaGGTTTCAAGCGACCTTACCCGTGCCAAGGATGACGATGCTCTCACCCAAATTGTCAAGATTCTCAATTCACACTTGTCCAGTTTACGATGGATCGATTCCAATACATCGCTTCTGCAAGAAAAGCTAGACAAGATCCATACTCTCGAATCGCAAACCCGAGACCATCTTAATGAGAGCCAACGTTTTGGCGCTTACTAG